In one window of Rhinoderma darwinii isolate aRhiDar2 chromosome 7, aRhiDar2.hap1, whole genome shotgun sequence DNA:
- the ZNF326 gene encoding DBIRD complex subunit ZNF326 isoform X2 produces the protein MERDYGHGAYGRGMENFAMDSAGERFGPYESFDSRSSVGGRDLYRSGYGYNESDQGYGDSYDGRYENPYRNSVDSYEGRNQGGSSWDPSFTRAKVRTGFMEDRGRDTYSSYSGFSSPYMKPAAVGSRGRGMPAYPDGAYGGRSNDAFGGPATGRGRGRGLGRGMRRPGMVDFKHQPMPGGMSRGIKRKMGQPFKSPVGFGKKAKLAKSGGNQNAKNTPVPEPLDPEEEEKRRTEARREKQRRRREKNSEKYGDGYGSTFGHLMAFTCSFCKFRSFDEKGIEEHLESPAHQEMLDHIQKQTKFDKPVMEFLHECIVNKYKKTAARKAQSVQTEAAKSPEKDIMEGVTPDDHMIKVETVHCSACSVYVPALHSSVQLHLKSSDHSKSKLAYKDQIKRESILTATSILNNPLVKARYELYLKGENPFEAQPEDSNPETVAEDATGVPAAEECGVSANDDSAAASCSEDFTADPLASTDEN, from the exons GTTTGGACCTTATGAGTCTTTTGACTCCAGGTCTTCTGTGGGTGGGCGAGATCTGTACAGATCTGGCTATGGTTATAATGAATCCGATCAAGGCTACGGAGATAGTTATGATGGTCGATATGAGAACCCATACCGGAATAGCGTTGACTCTTATGAAGGTAGAAACCAGGGCGGGTCTAGCTGGGATCCGTCTTTCACACGAGCAAAAGTGAGGACTGGGTTTATGGAGGACAGAGGAAGAGACACTTACTCTTCCTACAGCGGTTTTTCTTCGCCCTATATGAAGCCTGCAGCAGTAGGCTCTCGGGGAAGAGGAATGCCTGCTTACCCCGACGGTGCATATGGCGGCAGAAGCAATGATGCTTTTGGAGGACCAGCAACAGGCAGAGGCCGTGGCCGAGGA CTTGGCCGAGGTATGCGCAGACCTGGAATGGTGGACTTTAAGCACCAGCCTATGCCTGGTGGTATGTCAAGAGGAATTAAGAGAAAAATGGGCCAACCTTTCAAGTCACCCGTAGGTTTTGGCAAAAAAGCAAAGCTGGCTAAATCTGGAGGAAACCAAAATGCCAAAAATACTCCCGTACCAG agccACTTGATccagaagaggaagagaaacgccGCACAGAGGCTAGAAGAGAAAAACAGAGGCGCAGAAGAGAGAAGAACAGTGAAAAATACGGAGATGGGTACGGGTCTACTTTTGGTCACtt aatggcctTCACATGCTCCTTCTGCAAGTTCAGATCTTTTGATGAAAAAGGTATTGAAGAACACTTGGAAAGTCCAGCTCATCAAGAGATGTTGGATCATATTCAGAAACAAACTAAATTTGATAAACCAGTCATGGAGTTCTTGCAT gaatgcATAGTTAACAAGTACAAGAAAACAGCTGCACGTAAAGCACAATCTGTCCAAACTGAAGCTGCAAAATCTCCAGAGAAGGATATCATGGAAG GAGTTACTCCAGATGACCATATGATAAAAGTCGAAACTGTGCATTGCAGTGCTTGTAGTGTGTATGTTCCTGCACTGCATAGCTCTGTTCAACTGCATCTGAAGTCTTCTGATCATTCAAAGAGTAAACTG gcCTATAAAGATCAAATAAAACGAGAGAGCATTTTGACAGCTACAAGCATCTTAAATAATCCCCTTGTAAAGGCAAGATATGAGCTCTATTTGAAG ggtGAAAATCCTTTTGAGGCTCAACCTGAAGACTCTAACCCAGAAACTGTTGCTGAAGACGCAACTGGAGTACCTGCTGCCGAGGAATGTGGTGTTAGTGCAaatgatgattctgcagcagcttctTGTTCAGAAGATTTCACCGCAGACCCTCTTGCCTCTACTGATGAAAACTAG
- the ZNF326 gene encoding DBIRD complex subunit ZNF326 isoform X3: protein MERDYGHGAYGRGMENFAMDSAGERFGPYESFDSRSSVGGRDLYRSGYGYNESDQGYGDSYDGRYENPYRNSVDSYEGRNQGGSSWDPSFTRAKVRTGFMEDRGRDTYSSYSGFSSPYMKPAAVGSRGRGMPAYPDGAYGGRSNDAFGGPATGRGRGRGQLGRGMRRPGMVDFKHQPMPGGMSRGIKRKMGQPFKSPVGFGKKAKLAKSGGNQNAKNTPVPEPLDPEEEEKRRTEARREKQRRRREKNSEKYGDGMAFTCSFCKFRSFDEKGIEEHLESPAHQEMLDHIQKQTKFDKPVMEFLHECIVNKYKKTAARKAQSVQTEAAKSPEKDIMEGVTPDDHMIKVETVHCSACSVYVPALHSSVQLHLKSSDHSKSKLAYKDQIKRESILTATSILNNPLVKARYELYLKGENPFEAQPEDSNPETVAEDATGVPAAEECGVSANDDSAAASCSEDFTADPLASTDEN, encoded by the exons GTTTGGACCTTATGAGTCTTTTGACTCCAGGTCTTCTGTGGGTGGGCGAGATCTGTACAGATCTGGCTATGGTTATAATGAATCCGATCAAGGCTACGGAGATAGTTATGATGGTCGATATGAGAACCCATACCGGAATAGCGTTGACTCTTATGAAGGTAGAAACCAGGGCGGGTCTAGCTGGGATCCGTCTTTCACACGAGCAAAAGTGAGGACTGGGTTTATGGAGGACAGAGGAAGAGACACTTACTCTTCCTACAGCGGTTTTTCTTCGCCCTATATGAAGCCTGCAGCAGTAGGCTCTCGGGGAAGAGGAATGCCTGCTTACCCCGACGGTGCATATGGCGGCAGAAGCAATGATGCTTTTGGAGGACCAGCAACAGGCAGAGGCCGTGGCCGAGGA CAGCTTGGCCGAGGTATGCGCAGACCTGGAATGGTGGACTTTAAGCACCAGCCTATGCCTGGTGGTATGTCAAGAGGAATTAAGAGAAAAATGGGCCAACCTTTCAAGTCACCCGTAGGTTTTGGCAAAAAAGCAAAGCTGGCTAAATCTGGAGGAAACCAAAATGCCAAAAATACTCCCGTACCAG agccACTTGATccagaagaggaagagaaacgccGCACAGAGGCTAGAAGAGAAAAACAGAGGCGCAGAAGAGAGAAGAACAGTGAAAAATACGGAGATGG aatggcctTCACATGCTCCTTCTGCAAGTTCAGATCTTTTGATGAAAAAGGTATTGAAGAACACTTGGAAAGTCCAGCTCATCAAGAGATGTTGGATCATATTCAGAAACAAACTAAATTTGATAAACCAGTCATGGAGTTCTTGCAT gaatgcATAGTTAACAAGTACAAGAAAACAGCTGCACGTAAAGCACAATCTGTCCAAACTGAAGCTGCAAAATCTCCAGAGAAGGATATCATGGAAG GAGTTACTCCAGATGACCATATGATAAAAGTCGAAACTGTGCATTGCAGTGCTTGTAGTGTGTATGTTCCTGCACTGCATAGCTCTGTTCAACTGCATCTGAAGTCTTCTGATCATTCAAAGAGTAAACTG gcCTATAAAGATCAAATAAAACGAGAGAGCATTTTGACAGCTACAAGCATCTTAAATAATCCCCTTGTAAAGGCAAGATATGAGCTCTATTTGAAG ggtGAAAATCCTTTTGAGGCTCAACCTGAAGACTCTAACCCAGAAACTGTTGCTGAAGACGCAACTGGAGTACCTGCTGCCGAGGAATGTGGTGTTAGTGCAaatgatgattctgcagcagcttctTGTTCAGAAGATTTCACCGCAGACCCTCTTGCCTCTACTGATGAAAACTAG
- the ZNF326 gene encoding DBIRD complex subunit ZNF326 isoform X1 translates to MERDYGHGAYGRGMENFAMDSAGERFGPYESFDSRSSVGGRDLYRSGYGYNESDQGYGDSYDGRYENPYRNSVDSYEGRNQGGSSWDPSFTRAKVRTGFMEDRGRDTYSSYSGFSSPYMKPAAVGSRGRGMPAYPDGAYGGRSNDAFGGPATGRGRGRGQLGRGMRRPGMVDFKHQPMPGGMSRGIKRKMGQPFKSPVGFGKKAKLAKSGGNQNAKNTPVPEPLDPEEEEKRRTEARREKQRRRREKNSEKYGDGYGSTFGHLMAFTCSFCKFRSFDEKGIEEHLESPAHQEMLDHIQKQTKFDKPVMEFLHECIVNKYKKTAARKAQSVQTEAAKSPEKDIMEGVTPDDHMIKVETVHCSACSVYVPALHSSVQLHLKSSDHSKSKLAYKDQIKRESILTATSILNNPLVKARYELYLKGENPFEAQPEDSNPETVAEDATGVPAAEECGVSANDDSAAASCSEDFTADPLASTDEN, encoded by the exons GTTTGGACCTTATGAGTCTTTTGACTCCAGGTCTTCTGTGGGTGGGCGAGATCTGTACAGATCTGGCTATGGTTATAATGAATCCGATCAAGGCTACGGAGATAGTTATGATGGTCGATATGAGAACCCATACCGGAATAGCGTTGACTCTTATGAAGGTAGAAACCAGGGCGGGTCTAGCTGGGATCCGTCTTTCACACGAGCAAAAGTGAGGACTGGGTTTATGGAGGACAGAGGAAGAGACACTTACTCTTCCTACAGCGGTTTTTCTTCGCCCTATATGAAGCCTGCAGCAGTAGGCTCTCGGGGAAGAGGAATGCCTGCTTACCCCGACGGTGCATATGGCGGCAGAAGCAATGATGCTTTTGGAGGACCAGCAACAGGCAGAGGCCGTGGCCGAGGA CAGCTTGGCCGAGGTATGCGCAGACCTGGAATGGTGGACTTTAAGCACCAGCCTATGCCTGGTGGTATGTCAAGAGGAATTAAGAGAAAAATGGGCCAACCTTTCAAGTCACCCGTAGGTTTTGGCAAAAAAGCAAAGCTGGCTAAATCTGGAGGAAACCAAAATGCCAAAAATACTCCCGTACCAG agccACTTGATccagaagaggaagagaaacgccGCACAGAGGCTAGAAGAGAAAAACAGAGGCGCAGAAGAGAGAAGAACAGTGAAAAATACGGAGATGGGTACGGGTCTACTTTTGGTCACtt aatggcctTCACATGCTCCTTCTGCAAGTTCAGATCTTTTGATGAAAAAGGTATTGAAGAACACTTGGAAAGTCCAGCTCATCAAGAGATGTTGGATCATATTCAGAAACAAACTAAATTTGATAAACCAGTCATGGAGTTCTTGCAT gaatgcATAGTTAACAAGTACAAGAAAACAGCTGCACGTAAAGCACAATCTGTCCAAACTGAAGCTGCAAAATCTCCAGAGAAGGATATCATGGAAG GAGTTACTCCAGATGACCATATGATAAAAGTCGAAACTGTGCATTGCAGTGCTTGTAGTGTGTATGTTCCTGCACTGCATAGCTCTGTTCAACTGCATCTGAAGTCTTCTGATCATTCAAAGAGTAAACTG gcCTATAAAGATCAAATAAAACGAGAGAGCATTTTGACAGCTACAAGCATCTTAAATAATCCCCTTGTAAAGGCAAGATATGAGCTCTATTTGAAG ggtGAAAATCCTTTTGAGGCTCAACCTGAAGACTCTAACCCAGAAACTGTTGCTGAAGACGCAACTGGAGTACCTGCTGCCGAGGAATGTGGTGTTAGTGCAaatgatgattctgcagcagcttctTGTTCAGAAGATTTCACCGCAGACCCTCTTGCCTCTACTGATGAAAACTAG